The following proteins come from a genomic window of Actinomycetota bacterium:
- a CDS encoding sigma-70 family RNA polymerase sigma factor, with product MAQRTEEENPKAAEAEDDDAEVEDAELLAEVAEDIEVEEEAPPRAPKPEEAAGLGDLDALGTYLREIGRYPLLNAAQEVELAKRIEGGVKAAKRLAKNGSIPATKKRELQRTVRDGEMAKHDMVQANLRLVVSIARRYRATGIPLLDLVQEGNIGLMRAVDKFDWRKGFKFSTYATWWIRQAIQRGIADRGRAIRLPVHVHELLVRVRRARAELEAQYGREATDEEVARAARLPVARVRELRGLAANLLSLETPVGEAGEATLGEFVPDEAAAGQFDEVLSGIGREELEKVLSTLTEREQKILALRFGLTGEEPLTLEEVGRRFGLTRERIRQLEAKALAKLRHPSRSAALRTET from the coding sequence GGCTCAAAGAACTGAGGAAGAGAACCCGAAGGCCGCAGAGGCCGAGGACGACGACGCCGAGGTCGAAGACGCGGAGCTCCTCGCCGAGGTCGCAGAGGACATCGAGGTCGAGGAGGAGGCTCCACCTCGGGCACCCAAACCCGAAGAGGCGGCCGGCCTGGGGGACCTCGACGCGCTCGGCACCTACCTGCGCGAGATCGGCCGCTATCCCTTGCTCAACGCCGCGCAGGAGGTCGAGCTGGCCAAGCGGATCGAGGGCGGGGTGAAGGCCGCGAAGCGTCTGGCCAAGAACGGCTCGATCCCGGCGACGAAGAAGCGGGAGCTGCAACGCACCGTTCGGGACGGGGAGATGGCCAAGCACGACATGGTCCAGGCGAACCTCCGGCTCGTCGTGTCGATCGCCCGGCGCTACCGTGCCACGGGCATCCCGCTTCTGGACCTCGTCCAGGAGGGCAACATCGGCCTGATGCGCGCGGTGGACAAGTTCGACTGGCGCAAGGGCTTCAAGTTCTCGACCTACGCGACGTGGTGGATCCGTCAGGCGATCCAGCGTGGGATCGCCGACCGCGGCCGCGCGATCCGGCTGCCGGTCCACGTCCACGAACTCTTGGTGCGGGTCCGCCGCGCCCGCGCGGAGCTCGAAGCCCAGTATGGACGCGAGGCCACCGACGAAGAGGTCGCGCGGGCCGCGCGGCTCCCGGTCGCCCGTGTTCGCGAGCTGCGCGGACTTGCCGCGAACCTGCTCTCGCTCGAGACCCCCGTCGGGGAGGCCGGCGAAGCGACGCTCGGGGAGTTCGTCCCCGACGAAGCGGCGGCCGGACAGTTCGACGAAGTCCTATCGGGGATCGGGCGCGAGGAGCTCGAAAAGGTGCTCTCGACGTTGACCGAACGCGAGCAGAAGATCCTCGCGCTCCGCTTCGGGCTGACCGGCGAGGAGCCGCTTACCCTCGAGGAGGTCGGTCGTAGATTCGGGCTCACTCGCGAGCGGATCCGTCAGCTCGAGGCGAAGGCGCTCGCGAAGCTCCGGCACCCCAGCCGCTCGGCGGCCCTGCGAACCGAAACCTAA
- a CDS encoding zf-HC2 domain-containing protein, producing MSEATCDEVRELAPELALGIAAGEQRARALVHIASCTDCRTLVEELSRAADSLLLLAPPKEPPIGFEAHAVDRVHGLRPGRRLKIVAAVAAIVLVSIGGTFAIMTAATRRDRDLANRYLNIIERQGELVAASLRTSDGGPAGQVFAYSGPANWVFIVVDAASGSGMHDVVFIPKSSAAVTVGRIRLVDGRGSWGSTTGLNVRDLTVQLIAADGKPAFQAAINPATG from the coding sequence GTGAGCGAAGCGACCTGCGATGAGGTACGCGAGCTCGCTCCGGAACTCGCGCTAGGGATCGCGGCCGGAGAGCAGCGCGCTCGCGCGCTCGTCCACATAGCCTCCTGCACCGACTGTCGCACACTCGTCGAAGAGCTCTCCCGCGCCGCCGACTCTCTCCTGCTGCTGGCGCCTCCCAAAGAACCGCCGATCGGTTTCGAAGCTCACGCCGTCGACCGCGTGCACGGCCTGCGGCCCGGCCGGCGCCTCAAGATCGTGGCGGCGGTCGCCGCGATCGTTCTCGTCTCGATCGGTGGAACGTTCGCGATCATGACCGCAGCGACCCGGCGCGACCGCGACCTCGCCAATCGCTACCTCAACATCATCGAGCGGCAGGGCGAGCTGGTCGCCGCTTCGCTCCGCACGTCCGACGGAGGTCCGGCCGGTCAGGTGTTCGCGTACTCGGGCCCGGCGAACTGGGTCTTCATCGTCGTCGACGCCGCGAGTGGCTCGGGCATGCACGACGTCGTCTTCATCCCCAAGTCTTCCGCTGCGGTCACGGTCGGGCGGATCCGGCTCGTGGACGGTCGCGGCTCGTGGGGGAGCACGACCGGGCTCAACGTACGGGACTTGACCGTGCAGCTGATCGCCGCCGACGGAAAACCCGCGTTTCAGGCCGCGATCAACCCGGCGACGGGTTAG
- a CDS encoding sigma-70 family RNA polymerase sigma factor, translating into MWAASDEALLAGLASGDTDAIAAFVRRFQRRVFGLAMAITGDQGVAEDVAQEAFARAWRHAQAYDARRGPVAAWLLAITRNLAIDAMRLRRAEPMDPDALLAMGIPAPEAGPDERAIAGEDIGRLRRAIMELPFDQRRALVLAAFYGRTAREISDSEKVPLGTAKTRIRAAMIKLRSAFEVKSERSDLR; encoded by the coding sequence ATGTGGGCCGCATCAGACGAAGCGCTTCTCGCCGGACTCGCCTCCGGCGATACCGACGCCATCGCCGCCTTCGTGCGCCGTTTCCAGCGCCGGGTCTTCGGGCTCGCGATGGCGATCACCGGGGACCAGGGCGTCGCCGAGGACGTCGCTCAGGAGGCATTCGCCCGGGCCTGGCGCCATGCGCAGGCCTACGACGCCAGGCGCGGACCGGTGGCCGCCTGGCTGCTCGCGATCACCCGGAACCTGGCCATCGACGCCATGCGGCTCCGCCGCGCCGAGCCCATGGACCCCGACGCCCTGCTCGCCATGGGGATCCCGGCGCCCGAAGCCGGTCCGGACGAGCGGGCGATCGCCGGCGAGGACATCGGGCGCCTTCGGCGCGCGATCATGGAGCTCCCGTTCGACCAGCGCCGCGCGCTCGTCCTCGCCGCCTTCTACGGGCGGACCGCCCGCGAGATCAGCGACTCGGAGAAGGTGCCGCTCGGTACGGCCAAGACCCGGATCCGCGCAGCGATGATCAAGCTGCGCTCGGCATTCGAGGTCAAGAGTGAGCGAAGCGACCTGCGATGA
- a CDS encoding DUF2269 family protein, with protein MPWQNFLLAIHILGAVFIFGPTVAYSFIGARAKKQGAPVAWAIGTVEFIENKWVNPLALTLQPLSGALLILNGKNQWNPFESHGRWLLIGIILYIVAMGFAIFVQGANAKKALHLAEADQFGPEFGALMKKVAMGGQFLTVLLIAIIVLMVVKPGSGFIHP; from the coding sequence ATGCCGTGGCAGAATTTCCTGCTCGCGATCCACATCCTGGGTGCGGTCTTCATCTTCGGCCCGACGGTGGCCTACTCGTTCATAGGGGCGCGGGCTAAGAAACAGGGAGCGCCCGTCGCGTGGGCGATCGGGACCGTCGAGTTCATCGAGAACAAGTGGGTAAACCCGCTCGCCCTCACGCTCCAGCCGCTTTCGGGAGCGCTGCTGATCCTCAACGGGAAGAATCAATGGAATCCGTTCGAGAGCCACGGCCGCTGGCTCCTCATCGGGATCATCCTCTACATCGTGGCGATGGGTTTCGCCATCTTCGTTCAAGGCGCGAACGCGAAGAAGGCTCTGCACCTTGCCGAGGCCGATCAGTTCGGACCGGAGTTCGGCGCGCTCATGAAGAAGGTGGCAATGGGCGGTCAGTTCCTGACGGTTCTGCTCATCGCGATCATCGTGCTGATGGTCGTGAAGCCAGGGTCGGGCTTCATCCATCCCTAA